CACCCAGGGGCTGTACCAGAGGAGGTTGCCGGCGACAGCGAGGATGATGACGGCCACAGCCAAGCGAGGGAAGGACAGCGTCCGGATCGGTTCACTCCACTTCACCGGCGGCCTCCTTCCAAAGCTGTTCTACCTGTTTTTTCATCTCCGGCAGGGGTTGTCCGGCGTCGATGAGCCGATCGGCTCGCTTGATCTTTTCTGCGAGAGGCATCTGAGCGAAGATGCGCGCCCTCGCCGCCGCCTCGTCAAGGTTGTCCCGTTCCATGAGGCGGCGAACTTGGGTCACCTCGTCGACAGCCACCACCCAGATCTCTCCGGCCATGGCCTCCATGCCGGCCTCAAAGAGCAGGGGCACATCAAGGACAACCACTTTTGCGCCTTGCCGGGCAAGCCGAGCCATCTCCTGTTCAAATCGCTCGATCACCTGTGGGTGGACGATCCCGTTCAAGCGCGCTCGCGCTTCCCCGTCGGCAAAGACGATACGCCCCAGCGCCGCCCGGTCAAGGTCGCCATCGGGACGAAAAACAGAGGGACCGAAGACCCTCTGAATGTCCCGCCAGGCCGGTTTCCCCGGCTCGACAACCTCACGGGCGACCACGTCGGCGTCGATGACAGCGGCGCCCAACCTTCTCAGGCAAGCAGCCACAGTCGTTTTCCCGGCAGCGATGCCCCCGGTCAATCCGATCACTTTCACGAGGCCCCTCCATTTCCATATTTATGCGCCGAAACGACGGTTTAGACAGCGCAGTCATGAAACGATTTTGACAAAACCAAGCCCCATCAGGGCGAGACCTGCGCCGTAGGCGAGCCATGTTCCGCCGGCCCAGCGTGCCTGCAAGCGGCCAAAGTAGAGTCCGGCGCAAACGAAGAACAGTTGCGTCAGGGCAACCACCGGCGGAGCGTACAGCGGCAGCGCCCCGACCATGGAAGCGCCAAAACCGGCGGCGAGGGCGTCCATGTTGAGCGCCAAGCCCAGAAGCAAGGCTTCCTGCGGTCCCAATTCGCCGGAACGGTCGAGGTCAGCCTGAGTCGGCTCACGCAAAACCTGGATGACCAGCCCGAAGGGTCGCAAGGTGATCGACAACACCTCTTCCGCTTTCACCTCCAGTGTCTCCTCAGCGGTCAACGCCGGCGCGCCGTAGCCCTCCTCGCAGGAACCAGCCAGTTCACCCGCGCCGGCTGGGCCGACGGGTGAGCTTTGGCCTCCTTGAGACCCCTTGCTCCGTTCTTCCCTGGCTACGTTGAAGACTTGAAAGAGGCCCAACAAGATCAGAATGCCGCCGCCAAGCCGTCCGGCCCATTCGCCGGGAATCAACGCCGTCAAACCGTGTCCGGCGAGAAGGGCGATCGCCATCGCCAGAGCGGAACAGAAACTGATCACGAGTAGGGAACTCAAGGGAACGCCGATGCGCTTGAGTCCATAGGCCACCCCCGCTCCGAATCCGTCCAAACTCAAGGCGACTGCCAACCCCAACAACGACCATAACGCCACGATGGGTCCCTCCCGGGTTGCACATTTCCCGATATACTATGCGAACCCGGGAAAAGGTCCACTGAGGGGCTACATCGACTCGACGACAGCCTCCCATTCGGTATAGGCGTCGGTCAGTTCCTGGCGGACCTGTT
The nucleotide sequence above comes from Heliomicrobium gestii. Encoded proteins:
- the coaE gene encoding dephospho-CoA kinase (Dephospho-CoA kinase (CoaE) performs the final step in coenzyme A biosynthesis.) yields the protein MKVIGLTGGIAAGKTTVAACLRRLGAAVIDADVVAREVVEPGKPAWRDIQRVFGPSVFRPDGDLDRAALGRIVFADGEARARLNGIVHPQVIERFEQEMARLARQGAKVVVLDVPLLFEAGMEAMAGEIWVVAVDEVTQVRRLMERDNLDEAAARARIFAQMPLAEKIKRADRLIDAGQPLPEMKKQVEQLWKEAAGEVE
- a CDS encoding manganese efflux pump; translation: MALWSLLGLAVALSLDGFGAGVAYGLKRIGVPLSSLLVISFCSALAMAIALLAGHGLTALIPGEWAGRLGGGILILLGLFQVFNVAREERSKGSQGGQSSPVGPAGAGELAGSCEEGYGAPALTAEETLEVKAEEVLSITLRPFGLVIQVLREPTQADLDRSGELGPQEALLLGLALNMDALAAGFGASMVGALPLYAPPVVALTQLFFVCAGLYFGRLQARWAGGTWLAYGAGLALMGLGFVKIVS